GGTGGGCTGGATTGGCACCGTGCCTCTTGCTGCTCATCAGGTGATGTTGACCATCAGCCAGCTCGGTTACATGTTATATTATGGTATGGCTGCAGCCGTTGCCATCCGCGTGAGCTATTATCATGGACAGAAAAACTATGCAAATGCCGACAATACTGCAAGTGCAGGACTTCAGCTTATTCTGTTGATGGGCGTTGCAATCAGCATCCCTATCTTCCTCTTCCGCCATGTAATCGGCGGATTGTTCACCAATTCCAATGAGGTCGTTGGTATGGTGTCGTTGACGATTATTCCGTTCATCATCTATCAATTCGGCGACGGTATGCAGTCCAATTATGCCAATGCACTGCGCGGTTTGTCGAATGTGAAGCCGCTGATGTTCGTGGCTTTCGTTGCTTACTTCGTCATAACGCTGCCTTTAGGCTATTTCTTCGGCATCTGTCTCGACGGAGGATTGGTGGGCATCTGGAGCGCTTTCCCCTTTGGTTTGACCATAGCGGGCGTGCTTTACTGGCTCTTTTTCCGCCGCACTTTACGTAGAGAAGCCCGTTTGATTTAGGTCAATAAAACGCAAGATTAATGAGATTAGAACTTAATTTGTTTGCGCACACAATATAATCTTTTTACCTTTGCATCGAAATAATTAAAGGATAACAATTAAAAGAAAGGTTAAGATTATGGTAACGTTAATGGTATTTGCCGTTGTAGCAGTGATGATTGCACAGGCAATTAATTTAAGTAGCAAGCTTCATTAATAGCAGAAGCTGCTCTAAAAAGAAAGTTTTAGAAATTAAATAAAAAGGAATGGCATGTCAGGGAAACTTCCCTGATGTGCCATTTTTTCATGCTTTTATTTTGCATGTTAAGTGATATTGCTTAATTTTGTAACCCGATAAACAACGCAAACTGCATGAAGTTAGTTAAAGCCAAGAAGAACCTTGGACAGCATTTCCTTACGGATTTGAATATCGCCAGGCGCATTGCAGACACTGTCGACGCTTGTCCTGACATCCCGGTACTTGAGATTGGGCCGGGAATGGGCGTGCTTACGCAATACTTAGTGACGAAAGACCGCGAGGTGAAAGCTGTCGAAATAGACAAAGAGTCGGTGGCATTTCTGCATGAGAACTATCCCGAATTGCGTAATAATATTATTGGAGAAGACTTCCTTCGTATGGATCTTTGCAAGGTGTTTGAACGTAGGCCTTTCGTCTTAACAGGCAATTATCCCTATGATATTTCATCGCAGATATTCTTCAAGATGCTTGATTATAAGGATTTGATACCATGTTGTACGGGGATGATACAGCGCGAAGTAGCTCTCCGTATGGCTTCAGAACCAGGCAATAAGGCTTATGGAATTCTCTCGGTTTTAATGCAGGCATGGTATAATGTGGAGTATCTTTTCACTGTGGATGAAACAGTTTTCAATCCACCTCCAAAGGTAAAGAGTGCTGTTATCCGTATGATGCGTAATGAAGTAACCGATCTTGGCTGTGATGAACGACTCTTCAAGCGATTGGTGAAGACCGTTTTCAATCAGCGAAGAAAGATGCTTCGTGTCAGCATCAAGCAGATGTTTTCCAAGGAAAAGCCTGCAAGTGCGGAGTTCCTTACGTTGGATGTGATGACCAAACGTCCCGAACAACTCAGCGTTCAGCAGTTTGTGGAGTTGACTAATCTTGTAGAAAGGGAGCTGTCTGTATGATAATGAGTGCAAAAGAACAAACTTATCAAACGCTTTGCAGACAGATAGAATGTCTTATTTCGGGTGAGAAAAACATCACAAGTGTGCTTGCCAATGTTGCTTCGGCATTGCATTTTGCCTTTCCCGAGCGTTTCTTTTGGACGGGATTTTATTTGGTTTGTGGTGAAGAACTGCAGCTTGGACCATTCCAAGGCACTGTGGCTTGCATGCATATTGCCCGTGGCCGTGGTGTGTGTGGGACCGCCTGGGCCGAAAACCGCACGCTGATTGTCGACGATGTAGAGGCTTTTCCAGGGCATATAGCTTGTTCTTCGCTTTCCCGTTCAGAAATAGTTGTGCCGCTTCATCGGTCGGATGGCAGTGTCTGGGCTGTCATGGATATTGACAGTAAGCAGCTTTCGGCCTTTGATTCTGCCGATGCTTACAACCTCGAAAAGATTGAAAATATTTTAAGGAAACAGTTGGAAGAATGAAAATTAATATCTAATTTTGTCGTATAGAAACCAAAACAATGAGATATGATAGATGTTAAAGCAACATTAAGTGATGCACAAGAGCGCATGGAAATGGCCGCAATGTATCTTGCAGACGAGCTAACTCACATCCGTGCAGGCCGTGCTAACACGGCAATTCTTGACGGAGTGAAGGTCGATTCCTATGGAAGTAAGGTGCCATTGAACCAAGTAGCCACCGTTTCTACGCCCGATGCACGCACGATTGCCATTCGTCCTTGGGACAAGAAAGCTATTAAAGATATTGAAAAAGCTATCATGGACAGTGATGTCGGCATTACTCCTGAGAACAATGGTGAGGTGATTCGTCTTGGTATTCCACAGCCCACAGAGGAACGCCGCAAGGAACTTGTGAAGCAATGTAACAAGATTGGCGAGCGCACTAAAGTCGAAGTCCGCAATGTCCGCGGTGAAGTGAAAGACAAACTCAAGAAAGCTATTAAGGAAGGACTGTCAGAAGATCTCGAAAAAGATGCCGAAAACGATCTTCAGAAGGTTCATGATAAGTTTATAAAGAAGATAGATGAACTTCTCACTGAAAAGCAGAAGGAAATCATGACCGTATAAATAGCACATTGAAAGGCTTCGTTATCAAGAACACCGGCAGCTGGTATTCCGTCAAAACTGATGATGGAAAGGTTGTCGAATGTAAGATTAAGGGCAATTTCCGCCTTAAAGGTATCCGCAGTACTAACCCTGTTGCTGTCGGCGATCATGTGGAAATAGCCCTTAATCAAGAAGGAACGGCGTTCATTACGCACATTGATGAACGCCGTAATTACATTATACGCAAGTCGCAAAATCTTAGCAAACAGAGTCATATCATTGCTGCTAATGTCGACCAGGCGTTTCTTATTGTCACCGTTAACTACCCACAAACCAGCACAACCTTTATTGATCGGTTTCTTGCTTCGGCTGAAGCCTACAGCGTTCCTGTGGTACTTGTATTCAACAAGCGCGACATTCTCTCTGATGACGAGCGGCATTATCAGCAGTCAATGGTTCATCTTTATGAGACCATTGGTTATGAGTGCCGTGAGATTTCGGCTGCAACGGGTGAGGGAGTTGAAGGACTTCACAAGCTGTTGAAAGGCAAAATAACGCTTTTAAGCGGTAACAGTGGCGTGGGAAAGAGCACACTTATCAATCAAATTCTGCCTGAAGCAAACCTCCGTACAGCTGAAATCAGTGATGCACACAATACAGGTATGCACACAACGACATTCAGTGAGATGCTCGAACTGCCTGAAGGTGGTTATATTATTGATACGCCCGGCATCAAAGGTTTCGGCACTTTCGACATGGAACCCGAAGAACTTACGAGCTATTTCCGTGAGATTTTCCACTTCTCTAAAGACTGCAAGTTCAGCAACTGCACGCATACTCACGAGCCAGGTTGCGCTGTGTTGAAGGCTTTGGAAGACCATTATATCGCCCAAAGTCGCTATCAAAGCTACTTGGGAATGCTCGAAGATAAAGACGAAAACAAGTATCGTGAGGCCTATTGAAAGTCAAGGCTCGGGCTGTTCTATAGCCACTTATCTTTCAAGAAATTGCAACATATTCTGTTTAATCCAATAAAATATCACTAAATCATGCGGTTGTTCCTGCGTAGAATAGTTATTTATGTCATACTTGTTGCTTTTATCACCATCGGCATCTGGCTGATTTCAGATGTTCAAGTGCGTGAAAGATACGGTGCGATACTGCCCATTTGCATTGGCATTCTTACGCTTTTGTTCTTCGGCTTGGGTAGTTTGGTGATGCTTTATCGGATTATCCGTTCGCTCTTTACCCACGAACAATATCTTCAATTCACGGATGAGGCCTTGGTGATAGCAGGAGATAAGGTGGCATGGAACGACATACAAGGCTTTCAACTGTTGAAGATCAGCGGTTCGGATATCATCGCTGTAGTCCTGAAATCCCCCGAGACGGTTATCAATCGCTGTCAGAAACCGTGGAAACGGTGGCTGATGAAGATGAACTATAAGTATTTCGGAATGGTTTATTCGATAGCAGTGATCAACACAAACTTTACGAAAGACGAGCTGTTTCAATATTGTTGCTGTGAGTTAGACAGGCATTCTATGACGTAATCTAACAGCGTTTCTTCTCTCTTTTCAATGCTTTTCCGAAACAATGTGCATAAAAGTATTGAGCAATTTATTGTTATTTTTTTCAAAAACTATCTTTACTTTTAAGCTTTTCCAACGTCATTTGAATGAACAGACAATAGAAAATGGACGAAAAAGCCTATGAACAGATAGCCCATCGTGCAAGACCTGAGATCGAAAGTATCGTCAGACGGTTCTTCGCTTCCTTACAGATGGAAGAAGAAATCGACGACGTTGTGCAGGAGGTTCTCATTCTGTTGTGGCGCTATCGTGACCGACTTGACAAGGTGGAAAAGCTTGAAGCGTGGGTCAATCGCGTGTCGCGTAACCAGTGTGTTACACGCTACCGGCAACTCAAACGGCAAGAGAATGTGTCCATTAACGGCCGTGATTTCATCGCTTCTGACAGTGCTTCGGGCACTGTTGATGACGCAGAACGGCGGCAGATGACCAAGCTTTTGTTCAATCAACTGCCCAAAGCTACGCGCCGAATTCTCTATCTTCGCAATGTCGAAGGAATGACTTTAGACGACATTGCCATCATCTGTAACCGTCCGAAAACGAGTATTAAATCCTCTATTTCGGCAGCAAGAAAGCAAATTATAGACCAATTAAAACGGCAGAGATGACACAGAAGAATATTCAAGACAAAGCGGAACGCATGGCTTTAATACAGCGTTTTCTCGATGCGGAGGCCTCTGTTGAGGAGGAAAAGCTGCTTGCAAGCTATTTCTCTGCACATCAACCGGAAGCCGACGAGCGCGATGTAGCCTTACTTTTAGGCGTGCTTGGAACTGCTGATGGCTTTGAGGAAAGCGTGGAAGCTGACCTCTCCGGTGCTTTCGAAGCGGTTGTTCAAGCACATGAGAAAGCACGGAACAGGCGGAAAACCATAATGTGGCTGTCGGGTATTGCTGCCTTATTTCTGTTGCTGTTTGCAATCGGAAAGCATATAATGCGCGGCGATGAAGACCTCCTTTCCACGCTTACTACTGCGGAACAGCAGCCTGCAGGACAGCACACAGCACCCTCTTTGCCGGACTCTACGGCGAAAATCATGCTTGAAAATGACACATGTGCAGGTTCCATGAAGTTGGAGAAGTCGTATAAAACAAGGCAAAATGCAGATCCCAAACGTGTGAAAAAAGCAATGAAAGAGCGTCTCTCAACTCCTGAGATGATAGGACAAATCCGCTTTTTAGCCGATATTGCCCTTAAAAGAGACGAGGCAATAGAGATTATCCCCATAGGAAAAGCTGCCGTGGTTACATCGGCAGATGCGGAAACAAACTGCAAATTTCTCGCTATCCCATGCGATGATGAGGGCAATATGCAGTTGTTTGCACTCGAAGATGAGTAGAGGAGTCGATGCGTAGACCGATGAACCGGCAGACAAGTTGACTGCAGGAAAAAAGCCATTCGGTTTCCTCAATATTCAAAAGAAATTCATTTTTAAACATCACGCAATATGAAACGATTTATCTTGACAATCATTTGTGCTGTTCTGTTCGCGGTTTCAAGCAGTGCACAGGCAGTGAGAACCACCGAAAAATATATCATCGATGGCAAGGAAATAACCAATTTTGACGGTTCACAACTTAAAAACAAGGTGATATTAGACTATAAGATAGAGCCCGATATAAAGTGTTTCGTGCATCGGATAACAACGGCTGACAGCCTGAAAAACCTGAAAGTGAGACTTGACGGTTGGAAGATTGATATCCCAAAGATTTTTGATGAGGGGGCGAATAAAGGCAAACACAACTTTATATTCACGAGGCATAAGCTGCTGTATATCGTAGATGGTGTCGTGAAGAAAGACGGATTGAAAAGCATAGAGCCGCTTGATATAACTTCGGTAACTGTTCATAAGCCCGGTTCTAAGGTTGCAGAGTCTTATGGAGAAGCAGGAAAGAACGGCGTCGTCGTTATTAAAACGCGCAAAGAAAAACGCATTGTGTATATCATTGACGGTAAGAAAGTGACGGATGTTGACGTACAGAACTTCTCACCTGAACAGATAAAGAGTGTTGTTGTCATGAAGAAGGGCTCGAAAGCTGCCGTGAAAATCGGTGGGAAAAAGGATGGGAACCAATATGATTACATTTCCATAAAATTGAAATAAAGTCTGTGGCAGAGGCCATGACGAAGTGTCTTGCAGGGTTTAGTCTTCCTGTAAGGCACTTTTTTTGTTCTGAATAATCTCCTATGATGTCGCGTTGTGAATGATATGTTAAATTTAGTCATTTATATTTACAAATGTTCTTGCATGGCCTGAAGATTTGAAACGAGTGTCTTTCTCGTTCCAAATAGGTGCTGATTTTTGGCATTTTGTAACGCATTGACAGTCAGAATATTATAAAACTTGAAGCAAAATGCAAGTCGAAATGATGTTGAAAAACGTTGT
The nucleotide sequence above comes from Segatella oris. Encoded proteins:
- a CDS encoding STM3941 family protein, encoding MRLFLRRIVIYVILVAFITIGIWLISDVQVRERYGAILPICIGILTLLFFGLGSLVMLYRIIRSLFTHEQYLQFTDEALVIAGDKVAWNDIQGFQLLKISGSDIIAVVLKSPETVINRCQKPWKRWLMKMNYKYFGMVYSIAVINTNFTKDELFQYCCCELDRHSMT
- the rsgA gene encoding ribosome small subunit-dependent GTPase A, which translates into the protein MKGFVIKNTGSWYSVKTDDGKVVECKIKGNFRLKGIRSTNPVAVGDHVEIALNQEGTAFITHIDERRNYIIRKSQNLSKQSHIIAANVDQAFLIVTVNYPQTSTTFIDRFLASAEAYSVPVVLVFNKRDILSDDERHYQQSMVHLYETIGYECREISAATGEGVEGLHKLLKGKITLLSGNSGVGKSTLINQILPEANLRTAEISDAHNTGMHTTTFSEMLELPEGGYIIDTPGIKGFGTFDMEPEELTSYFREIFHFSKDCKFSNCTHTHEPGCAVLKALEDHYIAQSRYQSYLGMLEDKDENKYREAY
- a CDS encoding GAF domain-containing protein; translation: MIMSAKEQTYQTLCRQIECLISGEKNITSVLANVASALHFAFPERFFWTGFYLVCGEELQLGPFQGTVACMHIARGRGVCGTAWAENRTLIVDDVEAFPGHIACSSLSRSEIVVPLHRSDGSVWAVMDIDSKQLSAFDSADAYNLEKIENILRKQLEE
- a CDS encoding RNA polymerase sigma factor produces the protein MDEKAYEQIAHRARPEIESIVRRFFASLQMEEEIDDVVQEVLILLWRYRDRLDKVEKLEAWVNRVSRNQCVTRYRQLKRQENVSINGRDFIASDSASGTVDDAERRQMTKLLFNQLPKATRRILYLRNVEGMTLDDIAIICNRPKTSIKSSISAARKQIIDQLKRQR
- the rsmA gene encoding 16S rRNA (adenine(1518)-N(6)/adenine(1519)-N(6))-dimethyltransferase RsmA, which encodes MKLVKAKKNLGQHFLTDLNIARRIADTVDACPDIPVLEIGPGMGVLTQYLVTKDREVKAVEIDKESVAFLHENYPELRNNIIGEDFLRMDLCKVFERRPFVLTGNYPYDISSQIFFKMLDYKDLIPCCTGMIQREVALRMASEPGNKAYGILSVLMQAWYNVEYLFTVDETVFNPPPKVKSAVIRMMRNEVTDLGCDERLFKRLVKTVFNQRRKMLRVSIKQMFSKEKPASAEFLTLDVMTKRPEQLSVQQFVELTNLVERELSV
- the frr gene encoding ribosome recycling factor, whose product is MIDVKATLSDAQERMEMAAMYLADELTHIRAGRANTAILDGVKVDSYGSKVPLNQVATVSTPDARTIAIRPWDKKAIKDIEKAIMDSDVGITPENNGEVIRLGIPQPTEERRKELVKQCNKIGERTKVEVRNVRGEVKDKLKKAIKEGLSEDLEKDAENDLQKVHDKFIKKIDELLTEKQKEIMTV